CGGCACGGTCGGCGTCATCTCGCTGGAGGGACGTGGCCGCGACGAGCACCCGGACCAGGCGCTGGCCGAGGCGTTCCGGCGGCTGCGCAGCCTGCTGCCCGGCGTTACCGACGGGCGCCGCGGCAGCCCCCGCGGCCGGTCACTGCTGCTGGCCGGCACCAGCCGCAAGGAGGGCACCACCGCGGTCACCTGCGGGCTGGCCATCGCGATGGCCGAGACCGGCGCGCGGGTCGTGCTGGTGGACGCCAACCTGCGCACCCCCGGAGTCGGCCGCTACCTCTCCCTCGACCCGGCGCCCGGCCTGGCCGAGGTGCTCTCCGGCGCCGCGCGGGTCCCGGACGTGCTGTGCGAGTCGCTGAACGGGCGGCTCACCGTGCTGCCGGCCGGCCAGCAGAGCCCCGACCCGGGCGGGCTGCTCGCCTCGCCCCGGCTGCCGGCCACCGTCCGCACCCTCACCGAGCGGTTCGACGTGGTGCTGGTCGACGCGCCACCGCTGAACGGGCCCGCCGACGCCGCGGTGCTCGGCAAGGTGACCGACAGCGCGCTGCTGGTGGTCCGCGCCAACCGGACCCGGACGGCGGACGTCGAGAAGTCGATGGAGCTGCTGGAGAAGGTCGGCGCCAAGCTGGCCGGCGCGGTCCTCAACGCCCTGCCCCGCAAACTGCCCACCGGCCAGGCCTGGCCGGACGCCTCCCAGGTGCCCGCGTCCGAACTGCTCATCCCGCTGGACGAGCCGGACGAGGCGGCGCCGGCCGGCGGCATCCCGGCGCCCCGGCCCCCGGCCGGCGTGGTCCGCGGCCGGGCCCGGGTGGTCAACGCGGCCCTGGACGGGGCTCCGGACGAGATAGCCCGCGGAAAGGCGCCCGTGATAGAGCCGACGAGCCCGGCGCCGGCGCCCGCGGCCGAGCCGGATCCGGAGCCAGAGAAGCGGCCAGACGGTGAGTGAACTGCGGGTGGACCAGCAGACGACCACGGCGGAGCCGGCGTCCCGCCGGGTCAACCGGCTCACGTGGCTGATCGGGCACCTCCGGGAACCCTACGTCCAGCTGATCGCCTCGCAGATGCTCACCGGCGCGGTGGCCTTCGCGGCGAACATCCTGATGGTCCGCTCGCTGACCCCGACCCACCGGGGCGAGGTCGCGCTGCTGTTGCAGGTCACCTACCTGGCGACCCAGGTGCTGCTGCTGGGCACCGAGCGCAGCTTCGTGGCCACCTATCACAACGTGGCCCCGGGACCGGCGGTCCGGGCGTACGCGAAACTGCTTCTGGTGCCGTGTGCGGTCGGCCTGGCCGGAGCCGTGATCTTCACAGCGGTCGCGCCGCACCGGAGCAACCCCGGCCCGGTGATCGTCGCGATGCTGGCCTGGTACACCGTGGTCGAGGCGTCCTCGCTGGCCACCCGGTCGATCGCGATCGCGGTGGGCCGGGTGCGCGACTTCATGATGTGCCGGGTGATCGAGTCCGGCCTGCTGCTGGTCATGCTGGTCGGCCTGTACGCCGCGCACACCTCGCACCCGGAGGTCTGGTTCCTCGCCTACCTGGTCGCCGGCGCCGCGCCGACCATCGTCTACCTGGCGATCTGGCTGCGCCTGCCGCCCGACCCGAACGCCGCCCCGGTACGCCACGAGCAGGGCCGGATGGTCCGCCGCGAGGGTCTGTCGCTGTTCCCCGCGGCCATCTCCAACATGGCGATGCTCCGGGTGGACCGCCTGGTCATCCCGGCCCTCGCCTCCACCGCGGCGCTCGGCCTTTACACCAGCGTCGCCACCATGACCGAGCTGCTGGCCTGGCCGCTGCGCGCTTTCGCCGACGCCCGGCTGGGCAGGTGGCGGGCCGCGCACAACGACGGCACCCTGCGGGCCACCCCGATCATCCTGGCCGCCGCCGTCTACACGCTGGTCGTGGTCCCGTTCGTGGCCGGCGGGCTCTACCTGCTGATCGTCCCGGTCTTCGGCCACCAGTACTCGCCGGCCAAGGTGGTCGTGCTGCCGCTGGTCGTCGCCGCCGGCCTGTACGCGATCTCCCGGATCACCCTGGGCCTGCTGATCGCCCGCGGCCACGGCACGCTGGTGTCGGCCGCCGAGATCACCGGTTTCGCCGTGAGTTTCGCGGTGTACCTGCTGCTCATCCCCCGGCTGGGCATCCTCGGCGCGGCCTACGGCTCACTTGCCGGATATGGCGCCTGCCTGGTGTTCGCGCTGGTGGCGAGCCGTCTGGTGAAAGACAAGAGCCGTGTCTGAGCCGCGGGTGTTCCTGGCGCCCGGGCTGCTGCTCGTGCTGATCGCGGTCGGCGGCCGGTTCACCCTGGACCGGGCCGGGTTCACCAGCCTGGGCTGGGTCGACCTGCGGGTGGTCGGCCTGCTGGTGGCGCTGGTCCTGCTGGTCCTGGACATCAGCCGCCGGGTCGAGCGGCAGCGGACCGGCCGGGACGAGACCTGGCTGGTCGTCACCCTGCTGTTCTTCCTGTTCCAGATCGCCTCGGCGCTGTGGGCGCCACCGGCCGCCCGGATCGGCGCGCAGGTCCTGGA
Above is a genomic segment from Actinoplanes ianthinogenes containing:
- a CDS encoding polysaccharide biosynthesis tyrosine autokinase, with amino-acid sequence MELRAYLRACRRRWLWLLIPVLVATTVAAGLTLTAKPAYKSSMLLFVSAGTGDPDANSRRLNSYIALLTGPRVAEGVVAELGPQITAEQVRKSLSAQVSEGTDLLAIAAVDPSAARSREIVTTAAAVLVTVAKGIATPSPDGGPAPSISILQEAETVKQPSGLARNAGFAAVLGLLIGAIAVAIREFSGKTVAEEEDLRRLGLGTVGVISLEGRGRDEHPDQALAEAFRRLRSLLPGVTDGRRGSPRGRSLLLAGTSRKEGTTAVTCGLAIAMAETGARVVLVDANLRTPGVGRYLSLDPAPGLAEVLSGAARVPDVLCESLNGRLTVLPAGQQSPDPGGLLASPRLPATVRTLTERFDVVLVDAPPLNGPADAAVLGKVTDSALLVVRANRTRTADVEKSMELLEKVGAKLAGAVLNALPRKLPTGQAWPDASQVPASELLIPLDEPDEAAPAGGIPAPRPPAGVVRGRARVVNAALDGAPDEIARGKAPVIEPTSPAPAPAAEPDPEPEKRPDGE
- a CDS encoding lipopolysaccharide biosynthesis protein, with product MSELRVDQQTTTAEPASRRVNRLTWLIGHLREPYVQLIASQMLTGAVAFAANILMVRSLTPTHRGEVALLLQVTYLATQVLLLGTERSFVATYHNVAPGPAVRAYAKLLLVPCAVGLAGAVIFTAVAPHRSNPGPVIVAMLAWYTVVEASSLATRSIAIAVGRVRDFMMCRVIESGLLLVMLVGLYAAHTSHPEVWFLAYLVAGAAPTIVYLAIWLRLPPDPNAAPVRHEQGRMVRREGLSLFPAAISNMAMLRVDRLVIPALASTAALGLYTSVATMTELLAWPLRAFADARLGRWRAAHNDGTLRATPIILAAAVYTLVVVPFVAGGLYLLIVPVFGHQYSPAKVVVLPLVVAAGLYAISRITLGLLIARGHGTLVSAAEITGFAVSFAVYLLLIPRLGILGAAYGSLAGYGACLVFALVASRLVKDKSRV